Genomic window (Spirosoma sp. KCTC 42546):
CAAAACCATGCAAGGGCTTTTCAACTTCCAGAAACTACTTACCAACCGGTTTTACCCCTAAATCCCCTGATTGATTTGCATTAAATAACCGCCTAAATAAAACTTGTCCTTTTGGGGCTTTCAAAACCCCCAACCCCCTGAAGGGGGCTTTTCTCCCCAGTGAACTTAGCCCCCTTCAGGGGGTTGGGGGTTTTGAAGACTAGCAAAACGGCGGTTAACTTCTTCAAGTCAATAAGGGGACTTTTTTCAAGTGCGAGCCTAGTCCCCTGAAGGGGATTGAGGGGTAAAAAGACTAACAATTATTTACCTGTTAGTAATCCATGGCATATGGGAATAATATCTGCCGGGCCAATTGGTAGTTGGTAATCCGCTAAGCCCCGGCCAATGAGCAGCAGCGCCACCACCACTGTAGCGACAGAGAGCACCTGATTGAGTCGCTGGCGACCGACTATCGTTATCCAGCCAGCCACGAGATTAACGCCCAGAAGCGCAGGTAATGTACCAGCCCCAAACAAGAGCATGTACGATGCCCCCGCCAGTGGGGTATTGGTGGCCAATGTTCCGGCTAAGGCCAGGTAGGTAAAGCCGCAGGGCAACAGTCCGTTGAGGATACCTAATCCGGCAAAATCAGCCCAGTTAGGCTGATACAGATGGTGCCGAAATAGCGTGGTAATCTGTGCATTCAGCCAGGGCCACCGTAAACGACCAGGTAATCCTTTTCGCCACAGGAAGCTTACTAACAAAACCACACCACAGATAACGGCCAGCGGACGCTGCCAACCCATCAGATTCAGTCCTAAACTCATGGTACCCGCCAAGGCCCCAAGTGTACCGTAGGTAGCAATACGCCCGGTATGATACAAACCCACGGCTTTCCATCGTTGCCCCTGAGGCAACCGACCCACCGGCAACGCAGCCACCAGTGGCCCGCACATACCAACGCAGTGCAGACTACTGATAAGTCCCGTCAGGAAAGCAGTGGTTAACCAGGGCGACATCAGTTATATAAAAATCTGTTCCTCTTTATAATACTCCCGCTGCCCATCCGACCAGGTGAACTGTACGCGCCAGTTGCCCTTTGCCAGCGATTGGGTTGGAATAAGCTGTTGAGTTGGATGTTTAGCCGCAATAGGCACCCGAAAATCCTGCCGACTATCGCCGGGCCGATAAAAGGTGATTTCGCCTTTTTGAAGGACATTGGGCAATACAACTACAACCTGATGCTGATCTGCCAGGTATGTCATGGTTGTAGCAGTACTAGTACCCGCCTGAATTTGCCGGGCGTTTCTCACCCGATCTATCTGCTGCTGATAGTCGATTTCGTTCTGGTAATAATTATCACTGACCAGATCGATGCGCTCGCGGGTCATCAGGTACACCATAGTACCAATAAAGCCCGCGAATACTATAAATACGAGAACAATTGATTTACCCCAGTTCATAAGTTTAAAAAGCTTGGAGCAGGGTGCGCGGGGCATGGACATTAAGCAAGAAAGGAAGAATTTTTCCTCTGCTCCAAGCCCCATGCGCCCTGCTCAGTTTACCGGCCCTAAAAATGTTGTTTTGACCCGATCTACCACAACGCCGTCGGAGACTACTTCGACCGTTAGTTTAGTGCTGACTTCGTGGATATTTTTTTCTGGTAACAAAATAAAAAACATTCCTTTCGTTAGTTCATCGGCAGGTGCTTTCGTAAGGGGCTGAACCATCCGCAACGTAGCACCGGGATAATCGACCCGGAACGAGACCGGTTTTTCCTTATGCGTTTTATTAACTAGCTCAATCAGGTACAGGTTCGAAATCAGTCCCCCACCGGGTCCGCGTTCGGCTTCGCGCTGATACAACTGACCGGGTGCGCGTAACAGGGTGGTATCCAAATCGCTACGTGTCCATAGCAGAAAGCCCCACACACTCATCAGTAACACGAGCACAACACTATAGCCCATCATCCGTCGGGTCATCCGCCAGGGTTGGCGGGTTTGAATACCCTCAAGCGAATCGTACCGGATCAGACCGCGTGGGCGATCAATTTTATCCATAATATCATCGCATGCATCAATACAGAGTGTACAGTTCACACACTCCATCTGAGTTCCTTTACGGATATCGATACCCGTTGGGCAAACCTGTACACAAAGCTTGCAGTCGATACAATCGCCTTTTTTGTTCAGTGAAGAATGAAGAGTTAAGAATGAAGAATAGTCCGTCTCAACCATATTCTTCATTCTTAACTCTTCATTCTTCACTAACTTTCCCCTCGGCTCTCCTCGTACATCGTCATAAGCAACCATAACTGACTGCTTATCTAACAACACACTTTGCAGGCGCCCATATGGGCAAATGGTTGTACAAACGTATTCGCGTACGTAGGCAAATACCGTGTAGAAAACACCCGTAAACAGTAAGATAATTGACAGACCGCCAACGTGATTGGCCGGATTATCGGTGATGATCGTCAGCAGTGCATCTTTGCCGATAATGTAGGCTAGGAACGTATTGCTGATGGCAAACGAAATCAGAAAGAAAATACTGTACTTGGCACTTTTTTTCAGAATTTTATCCGTTGTCCAGGGTGCCGCATCGAGACGTCTTCGGGCATTCGAGTCGCCTTCAATCCATATTTCGATTTTCCGAAAAACCATTTCCAGAAAAACCGTTTGGGGGCATGCCCAGCCACAGAATACGCGACCATATACCACCGTAAACAGGGCAATGAAAACGATAAACGCCAGTAAGCCAATGGCGACTAAATAAAAATCCTGTGGCCAGAAGGTAACACCAAAAATATTGAACTTACGCTCCAGTACATTAAACAGAAACAGCGGTTGCCCATTATAACTCAGGAATGGTCCAGAAAAAAGGGCGGCCAGAAATACCCATGCCACCGCTGTCCGCCAGCGGTAGAAGCGTCCTTTAACGACGCGGGGGTACAGCCATTGACGTTTGGCAGGAGTCGTTGTTTCTGTAACAGATGGGGCGTTGAGATGAGGTGTCATTGGTTTTTATACTATTTTACTTTTGTCATGCTGACGAAGGAAGCACCTTACATTCTCCTTATTAGCTCGTTAGGATACTTTAGGATGCTTCCTTCGTCAGCATGACAAAAACAAATTACTGCATTGCCACTTTCTGCGCAGGAGCCGTTGGTTCGACCTTTTCGCCCTGAGGTTCTTTGGCTCCAGCGGGTTTTGTACCTTGCAGCGACAGTATGTAGCTACCTACCTGTTGAATCTGAAGGGGATTCAGTTGTTTTTTCCAGGAAATCATGCCCTTTTCAGGAACGCCTTCAGTAACGGTGTGAAATACAGCTTTAATACTACCACCATGTAGCCAATACTCATCGGTTAGGTTTGGACCAACTTTACCTTCGGCATTCTGACCGTGGCAGGCCGTACAGTACTGGTTAAACAGCACTTTTCCAGCTTCCATGCCTTTCTTATCATTAATCAGCGTAACGGTATTTTCATTGATTTTACCCGCCACCAGTTTAATAAAGGCGGCCCGTTCTTTCTCGGCAATCGCTACTTCCTGCGTATATTCCTGCTCCATGATATTGCCGTTGCCGATCACATGGAAAATCAGAAGATACACAACACCAAAGGCGATAGTACTGTAGAACAGCCCCATGAACCAGGGCGGTGTTGGGTTATTAAGCTCGGCGATACCGTCGTACTCATGATCCATCATCAAGTCTTTTTCCTGACTCAGTTCATGCAAGCCTGTAAACCGCTGCCAGGTGGTACGGGTATCAGCAGCTTTAGCCGCTTTGGCATCCGCAGGTGTCAGCGCCTGGCGTAATACATACGCCATATTCAGCGTAACGGCCAGTAGCAGTCCCACACCCACGGTTATAAATAGCATTACCAGTACCCACAGCAAGTCTTCGCCGGAGGTCAGATCCCACATTGATTTTTCGGGAGCTGGGTCAAGAATTGTTGTTAACAGAAGATTCATGGTTGGCATCAATTAGGGCTTTGTAGAGTCGTCCAGTGGCAGGTTACCCATTTGCCGAAGATGCTGCTTATCAGCAATCAACAAATACAGGCCGACCAGGATAAAAAAGGCAAAAAACGTCAGGAACGAGCCGACCATATAGACGTCTGCTCCGGGAATTTTCGAGATGAATTGCTTGAACATAGTTGTGAGGAGCTTGGTGCTCGGAGCGGGGTATGGAGTGGATTATTAAGCCGTGCTCCATGCCCCTTGCCCCATGCTACTTTACTTTTTCCATTTTCTTAATATCCGTTCCTAACCGCTGGAGGTAGGCGATGAGGGCTACGATTTCACGGTCAGATCCGACCTTGATACCTTCCGAAGCCAACTGGCCACTGATTTTATCGGCCTGTTTTTTCAGGTCTTCGTTGGCGTATGAAATACCTGAATCATCGTAAGGAACGCCTACTTTTTTCAGGGCCGTGAGTTTATCCGCCGTATTCGAAATGTCGAGTTTCTGCGTGATCAACCAGGGGTACGATGGCATAATGGAGCCCGGCGACATCGACGTAGGTTCGTTCATGTGGTGATAGTGCCAGGAGTCGGGGTATTTGCCACCTTCGCGGTGTAAATCGGGGCCGGTACGTTTGCTACCCCACAGGAACGGGTGGTCATATACGAATTCGCCCGCTTTGGAATATTCGCCGTACCGTTCTGTTTCAGACCGGAATGGCCTCACCATCTGACTATGGCAGTTCACACAACCCTCACGGATGTAAATGTCACGTCCCTGA
Coding sequences:
- a CDS encoding cbb3-type cytochrome c oxidase N-terminal domain-containing protein, producing the protein MNLLLTTILDPAPEKSMWDLTSGEDLLWVLVMLFITVGVGLLLAVTLNMAYVLRQALTPADAKAAKAADTRTTWQRFTGLHELSQEKDLMMDHEYDGIAELNNPTPPWFMGLFYSTIAFGVVYLLIFHVIGNGNIMEQEYTQEVAIAEKERAAFIKLVAGKINENTVTLINDKKGMEAGKVLFNQYCTACHGQNAEGKVGPNLTDEYWLHGGSIKAVFHTVTEGVPEKGMISWKKQLNPLQIQQVGSYILSLQGTKPAGAKEPQGEKVEPTAPAQKVAMQ
- the ccoG gene encoding cytochrome c oxidase accessory protein CcoG encodes the protein MTPHLNAPSVTETTTPAKRQWLYPRVVKGRFYRWRTAVAWVFLAALFSGPFLSYNGQPLFLFNVLERKFNIFGVTFWPQDFYLVAIGLLAFIVFIALFTVVYGRVFCGWACPQTVFLEMVFRKIEIWIEGDSNARRRLDAAPWTTDKILKKSAKYSIFFLISFAISNTFLAYIIGKDALLTIITDNPANHVGGLSIILLFTGVFYTVFAYVREYVCTTICPYGRLQSVLLDKQSVMVAYDDVRGEPRGKLVKNEELRMKNMVETDYSSFLTLHSSLNKKGDCIDCKLCVQVCPTGIDIRKGTQMECVNCTLCIDACDDIMDKIDRPRGLIRYDSLEGIQTRQPWRMTRRMMGYSVVLVLLMSVWGFLLWTRSDLDTTLLRAPGQLYQREAERGPGGGLISNLYLIELVNKTHKEKPVSFRVDYPGATLRMVQPLTKAPADELTKGMFFILLPEKNIHEVSTKLTVEVVSDGVVVDRVKTTFLGPVN
- a CDS encoding FixH family protein: MNWGKSIVLVFIVFAGFIGTMVYLMTRERIDLVSDNYYQNEIDYQQQIDRVRNARQIQAGTSTATTMTYLADQHQVVVVLPNVLQKGEITFYRPGDSRQDFRVPIAAKHPTQQLIPTQSLAKGNWRVQFTWSDGQREYYKEEQIFI
- a CDS encoding sulfite exporter TauE/SafE family protein produces the protein MSPWLTTAFLTGLISSLHCVGMCGPLVAALPVGRLPQGQRWKAVGLYHTGRIATYGTLGALAGTMSLGLNLMGWQRPLAVICGVVLLVSFLWRKGLPGRLRWPWLNAQITTLFRHHLYQPNWADFAGLGILNGLLPCGFTYLALAGTLATNTPLAGASYMLLFGAGTLPALLGVNLVAGWITIVGRQRLNQVLSVATVVVALLLIGRGLADYQLPIGPADIIPICHGLLTGK